The Oncorhynchus gorbuscha isolate QuinsamMale2020 ecotype Even-year unplaced genomic scaffold, OgorEven_v1.0 Un_scaffold_17674, whole genome shotgun sequence DNA segment gtgttcatAATATTTTGTTTGCATAATATTTATGCAAAACAAGTGAATTTACCATATGTCCATGGTCTTATACTTCAGCGGGAGCCGGTGGTGCGTGTGTTCAGTGCCGTGACGGGGGAGACCCTCTCAGTCTTGGGCACTGTGTTTCTCCTGAGTACGTCTGTGGCCAGGCTCATGACCCTGGTGTCCCAGCAGTGTGGGCTTCCCGTCAGCTCCTTCAGGCTGAGCTCTCCCACCGGCCTGCAACTCTACGACTGCAACAGGCTGCACGACTACGCCATTGACCTGGGTATGACCTTCCTTGTGCAGTAGATCAATGGTCCTCTGGCTCAACACCTTATGGATGTAACACAGAGACAAATGGACTGTATGGAACACATTCTTGGTTCATGGCAACCAGGAGGACAACCTgcatgtgtctctgtctcccaggGGCTACTCTACGGTTGGACACCTGGGATGGGTGGGCGGAGTTCCTCAGAGGCTGCTTCCTGGGACACAGACTGACCGTCCAACGACACCTGTCTAGAGAGAGACCTGTGATGAGGTCAGAatacacatctacacactgaacTGTATGATAGACTTACTATCAACAGTGATGGTACTGA contains these protein-coding regions:
- the LOC124030888 gene encoding protein ANKUB1-like, which produces REPVVRVFSAVTGETLSVLGTVFLLSTSVARLMTLVSQQCGLPVSSFRLSSPTGLQLYDCNRLHDYAIDLGATLRLDTWDGWAEFLRGCFLGHRLTVQRHLSRERPVMRFQLRMALYIAASLGHLDLAGWLLERVRVIEPVGVHPYREWCHQTAHPAVPAVASIGAASSPSSNSLSPAAF